In Acidovorax sp. GBBC 1281, a single window of DNA contains:
- a CDS encoding M61 family metallopeptidase — MSVLRHAHPAVHYRVEPAQLHAHLFSVTLTVARPAAQQALSLPVWIPGSYLVREFAKNLQNLRAQQDGKDVPLAQLDKCRWEVQCRNDHPLVLTYEVCAYDTSVRTAFLDATRGFFNGTSLCLRVHGQEAPRHDLEIVSTPAVARWSVATGLAAEKTTRAGFGTYRAEHYDELVDCPVEMGPFWSIRFTACGVPHRLVIAGAAPSFDGNRIVADVRRICEAGIRFWHGSGKPPYQNYLFLLNVVDDGYGGLEHRNSTALICGRRDLPRIGQARAPEGYNTLLGLVSHEHFHTWNVKRLRPAEFAQYDYTQENYTRLLWFFEGFTSYYDDLLLRRAGLIDNATYLRLLAKTVNQVLQTPGRKVQSVAQASFEAWVKYYRQDENTPNSTVSYYTKGSLVALCLDLALRREGQATLDDVMRALWERCAAGPMSEADLLDAIQALAGRSFATEIAQWVHGTDDLPLAELLAANGVTLQGEPAQLAQRLGVRVAEGQGLQIKVVLRGGLAEQAGFAAGDEWLGIEVQGEAWRVQRLDDVPLYAGVEPRVTALVARDRRLLELPLELPSTAHAGAEAEVDTIGLSVADAALANRWLDGGAGQ; from the coding sequence ATGTCCGTCCTTCGCCACGCCCACCCCGCCGTCCACTACCGTGTCGAGCCCGCGCAACTGCACGCCCACCTGTTCAGCGTGACGCTGACAGTCGCCAGGCCCGCGGCCCAGCAGGCGCTGTCGCTGCCGGTCTGGATTCCCGGCAGCTACCTGGTGCGCGAATTCGCCAAGAACCTGCAGAACCTGCGCGCGCAGCAGGATGGCAAGGACGTGCCCCTCGCCCAGTTGGACAAGTGCCGCTGGGAGGTGCAGTGCCGCAACGACCACCCGCTGGTGCTGACGTATGAAGTCTGCGCCTACGACACCTCGGTGCGCACCGCCTTTCTGGATGCCACGCGCGGTTTCTTCAACGGCACCAGCCTGTGCCTGCGCGTGCACGGCCAGGAGGCCCCGCGACACGACCTCGAAATCGTGAGCACGCCCGCCGTGGCGCGCTGGTCCGTCGCCACCGGGCTCGCCGCCGAGAAGACCACGCGCGCGGGCTTCGGCACCTACCGCGCCGAGCACTACGACGAACTGGTGGACTGCCCCGTGGAGATGGGCCCGTTCTGGAGCATCCGATTCACGGCCTGTGGCGTGCCGCACCGGCTGGTGATCGCGGGCGCCGCGCCTTCATTCGACGGCAACCGCATCGTGGCCGACGTGCGCCGCATCTGCGAGGCCGGCATCCGCTTCTGGCACGGCAGCGGCAAGCCGCCCTACCAGAACTACCTGTTCCTGCTGAACGTGGTGGACGACGGCTACGGGGGCCTGGAGCACCGCAACTCCACCGCCCTGATCTGCGGGCGGCGCGACCTGCCGCGCATCGGCCAGGCACGCGCGCCCGAGGGCTACAACACGCTGCTCGGGCTGGTGAGCCACGAGCACTTCCACACCTGGAACGTCAAGCGCCTGCGCCCGGCGGAGTTCGCGCAGTACGACTACACGCAGGAGAACTACACGCGACTGCTGTGGTTCTTCGAGGGCTTCACGAGCTACTACGACGACCTGCTGCTGCGCCGTGCGGGCCTGATCGACAACGCCACCTACCTGCGCCTGCTCGCCAAGACCGTCAACCAGGTGCTGCAGACGCCCGGCCGCAAGGTGCAGTCGGTGGCGCAGGCCAGCTTCGAAGCCTGGGTCAAGTACTACCGCCAGGACGAGAACACGCCCAACAGCACGGTGAGCTACTACACCAAGGGCTCGCTGGTGGCGCTGTGCCTGGACCTCGCGCTGCGCCGCGAAGGCCAGGCCACGCTGGACGACGTGATGCGCGCCCTGTGGGAGCGCTGCGCCGCCGGCCCCATGTCCGAAGCCGACCTGCTCGACGCGATCCAGGCGCTGGCGGGCCGCTCGTTCGCCACCGAGATCGCGCAGTGGGTGCACGGCACCGACGACCTGCCCCTGGCCGAGCTGCTGGCGGCCAACGGCGTGACGCTGCAGGGCGAGCCGGCGCAGCTGGCCCAGCGCCTGGGCGTGCGGGTGGCGGAGGGCCAGGGCCTGCAGATCAAGGTGGTGCTGCGCGGCGGCCTGGCCGAGCAGGCGGGCTTCGCGGCCGGCGACGAATGGCTGGGGATCGAGGTGCAGGGCGAGGCCTGGCGCGTGCAGCGGCTGGACGACGTGCCGCTCTACGCCGGCGTGGAACCCCGCGTGACGGCGCTGGTGGCGCGGGACCGGCGGCTGCTCGAGCTGCCGCTGGAACTGCCCTCGACGGCCCATGCGGGCGCCGAGGCCGAGGTCGACACCATCGGCCTGTCGGTGGCCGACGCGGCCCTGGCCAACCGGTGGCTGGACGGCGGCGCGGGCCAATAG
- a CDS encoding DsbC family protein yields the protein MKLITSLLAGAALTLSLGAFAQETVIRKALSDRIPQLEKIDEVRSTPMQGLYEVRIGTDLFYTDAKGNYLIQGELIDTKARRNLTEDRINKLTAVDFDALPFKDAFTIVRGNGKRKIAVFEDPNCGYCKRFEKDLQNVDNVTVYMFLYPILSPDSAEKSRNIWCAKDRVVAWQDQMVRDKPAPAASCDTAAVQRNLAFGKKHKITGTPTIIFADGSRVPGAINAQEVEKRMADAGGSGN from the coding sequence ATGAAACTGATCACCTCCCTGCTGGCCGGCGCCGCGCTCACCCTGTCCCTCGGCGCGTTCGCCCAGGAAACGGTCATCCGCAAGGCCCTGTCCGACCGCATTCCGCAGCTGGAGAAGATCGACGAGGTGCGCAGCACGCCCATGCAGGGCCTGTACGAGGTGCGCATCGGCACCGACCTGTTCTACACCGATGCCAAGGGCAACTACCTGATCCAGGGCGAGCTGATCGACACCAAGGCCCGCCGCAACCTGACCGAAGACCGCATCAACAAGCTCACCGCGGTGGACTTCGACGCGCTGCCGTTCAAGGATGCTTTCACCATCGTGCGCGGCAACGGCAAGCGCAAGATCGCGGTGTTCGAGGACCCCAACTGCGGCTACTGCAAGCGCTTCGAGAAGGACCTGCAGAACGTGGACAACGTCACCGTGTACATGTTCCTGTACCCCATCCTGAGCCCCGATTCGGCCGAGAAGTCCCGCAACATCTGGTGCGCCAAGGACCGCGTGGTGGCCTGGCAGGACCAGATGGTGCGCGACAAGCCGGCGCCCGCCGCCAGCTGCGACACCGCGGCCGTGCAGCGCAACCTGGCCTTCGGCAAGAAGCACAAGATCACCGGCACGCCGACGATCATCTTCGCCGACGGCTCCCGCGTGCCGGGCGCGATCAACGCGCAGGAAGTCGAAAAGCGCATGGCCGACGCCGGCGGCTCCGGCAATTGA
- a CDS encoding FAD-dependent monooxygenase, translating into MAQTFDVCIRGAGVVGRTLALLLARERLRVALVGTPAPPAADVRAYALNAASRGLLESVRGWPDAAHATAVRQMQVHGDQGGEVTFDAERQGTEALAWIVDVPALEARLADALRFQPQAEWVDAPVPAALTVVCEGRASRTREEFGVDFATMPYGQHAVATRLQCERPHGQVARQWFLPDGILAFLPLDGAAGNSVAVVWSVSQDRAQRLVALDPTEFEQQIQQASQNTLGTLQLSADRTAWPLQQARADRWCGPMAAPGQPGAARSWVLAGDAAHNVHPLAGQGLNLGLGDAQALARVLNGRDYWRGVGDLRLLRQYERERKAALLPMGWTMDGLQQLFSRSEGPLTALRNWGMKGFERSGPLKDWVTRQAMGLR; encoded by the coding sequence ATGGCCCAAACCTTTGATGTATGTATCCGTGGCGCTGGCGTCGTGGGCCGCACCCTGGCCCTGCTGCTGGCCCGCGAACGGCTCCGCGTGGCCCTGGTCGGCACGCCCGCCCCCCCGGCGGCCGATGTGCGCGCCTATGCCTTGAACGCCGCCTCGCGCGGGCTGCTCGAATCGGTGCGCGGATGGCCCGATGCCGCCCACGCCACCGCGGTGCGGCAGATGCAGGTGCATGGCGACCAGGGCGGCGAGGTGACGTTCGATGCCGAACGCCAGGGCACCGAAGCGCTGGCCTGGATCGTGGACGTGCCCGCGCTGGAGGCCCGCCTGGCCGATGCCCTGCGGTTCCAGCCCCAGGCCGAATGGGTGGACGCCCCGGTGCCCGCCGCGCTCACCGTGGTGTGCGAGGGCCGCGCCAGCCGCACGCGCGAGGAATTCGGCGTGGACTTCGCCACCATGCCGTATGGGCAGCACGCGGTCGCCACCCGGCTGCAGTGCGAACGGCCCCACGGCCAGGTGGCGCGGCAGTGGTTCCTGCCCGACGGCATCCTGGCCTTTTTGCCGCTGGACGGCGCCGCGGGGAACTCCGTCGCGGTCGTCTGGTCAGTCTCGCAGGACCGGGCGCAGCGCCTGGTGGCCCTGGACCCCACCGAATTCGAGCAGCAGATCCAGCAAGCCAGCCAGAACACGCTGGGCACCCTGCAGTTGAGCGCGGACCGCACGGCCTGGCCGCTGCAGCAGGCCCGCGCGGACCGCTGGTGCGGCCCCATGGCGGCGCCGGGCCAACCGGGCGCCGCGCGCAGCTGGGTGCTGGCAGGCGATGCGGCGCACAACGTGCATCCGCTGGCCGGCCAGGGCCTGAACCTGGGGCTGGGCGATGCGCAGGCGCTGGCCCGCGTGCTGAACGGGCGCGATTACTGGCGCGGCGTGGGCGATCTGCGGCTGCTGCGCCAGTACGAGCGCGAACGCAAGGCGGCCCTGCTGCCGATGGGCTGGACGATGGACGGGCTGCAGCAGCTTTTCTCGCGCAGCGAAGGGCCTTTGACGGCGCTGCGCAACTGGGGCATGAAGGGCTTCGAGCGCAGCGGCCCGCTCAAGGATTGGGTGACGCGCCAGGCCATGGGCCTGCGTTGA
- a CDS encoding MOSC domain-containing protein, with translation MTFRPDHDLAGTIARLFVHPVKSCAGIEVRQALLTDTGLDLDRAWMVVDAAGHFLTQRTLPRMALVRPQLKVHEMVLRAPGMLALHVAIDQVEGPATVQLWDDTVPAWDMGPLAAQWFTDFLGQPCRMVRFDPEHRRLSSPKWTDGLEVPNLFSDGFPLLLASQASLDGLNERLRAAGHAAVGMERFRPNIVVDGLHAHDEDRIDRLYIGTGEGEEVHLQPTKPCARCPIPDIDPATAASSPEVSDMMRTYRHDRRLGGAVTFGMNAIVREGAGRMLRVGQPVAADLRFD, from the coding sequence GTGACTTTCCGCCCCGACCACGACCTTGCCGGCACCATCGCGCGCCTGTTCGTCCACCCCGTCAAATCCTGCGCCGGCATCGAAGTGCGCCAGGCGCTGCTCACCGACACCGGGCTGGACCTGGACCGCGCCTGGATGGTCGTGGACGCGGCCGGCCACTTCCTCACCCAGCGCACGCTGCCGCGCATGGCCCTGGTCCGGCCCCAGCTCAAGGTGCACGAAATGGTGCTGCGCGCCCCCGGCATGCTGGCGCTGCACGTGGCGATCGACCAGGTGGAAGGCCCCGCCACCGTGCAACTGTGGGACGACACGGTGCCCGCCTGGGACATGGGCCCGCTGGCCGCCCAGTGGTTCACCGACTTCCTGGGCCAGCCCTGCCGCATGGTGCGGTTCGACCCCGAGCACCGCCGGCTGTCCAGCCCGAAGTGGACCGACGGCCTGGAGGTGCCCAACCTCTTTTCCGACGGCTTCCCGCTGCTGCTGGCCAGCCAGGCGTCGCTGGACGGGCTGAACGAGCGGCTGCGGGCCGCCGGCCACGCGGCCGTGGGCATGGAGCGCTTTCGCCCCAACATCGTGGTCGATGGACTGCACGCGCACGACGAGGACCGCATCGACCGGCTCTACATCGGCACCGGGGAGGGCGAGGAAGTGCACCTGCAGCCCACCAAGCCCTGCGCGCGCTGCCCCATCCCGGACATCGACCCGGCCACCGCCGCCAGCAGCCCCGAGGTGAGCGACATGATGCGCACCTACCGCCACGACCGCCGGCTGGGCGGCGCCGTCACCTTCGGCATGAACGCCATCGTGCGCGAAGGCGCGGGCCGCATGCTGCGCGTGGGCCAGCCCGTCGCGGCCGATCTGCGCTTCGACTGA